From one Halosimplex rubrum genomic stretch:
- the rfbD gene encoding dTDP-4-dehydrorhamnose reductase: protein MELMVAGASGLLGSNVVATARERGIETVGTYHSDRPSFAGPLESLDIRDADRTRELVEEYRPDAVVNCAAMTDVDGCESEPNHAMEVNADAPGDLAAVCTDYDTDLVHVSTDYVFDGEEASPYNESAEMNPRQVYGETKRAGERAVLQEGSDPLVTRLSFVYGSHESSGQLTGFPAWIRDQLATDEPITLFTDQYVTPTRAGHAAAVLLDLIEEGESGLVHVASRSCVTPYTFGDEIRRRMDASEGLLARGTMDDLDRPAPRPEYTCLDVSRVEDVLGRPQPELADDLSALATTVDGW from the coding sequence ATGGAACTGATGGTGGCCGGGGCCAGTGGCCTGTTGGGCAGTAACGTCGTCGCTACCGCTCGAGAGCGGGGGATCGAAACAGTCGGGACGTACCACTCGGATCGTCCATCGTTCGCCGGTCCGCTGGAATCACTCGACATCCGGGATGCCGACCGGACCCGCGAATTGGTAGAAGAGTATCGACCAGATGCTGTAGTCAACTGTGCCGCGATGACCGACGTTGACGGCTGTGAGTCGGAACCAAACCATGCGATGGAGGTCAACGCCGACGCTCCGGGAGACCTAGCGGCGGTCTGTACGGATTATGACACCGACCTCGTTCACGTCTCCACTGACTATGTCTTCGACGGCGAAGAGGCGAGTCCGTACAATGAGTCCGCCGAGATGAACCCGAGACAGGTGTATGGCGAAACGAAACGAGCGGGCGAGCGAGCCGTACTGCAGGAGGGCTCGGATCCACTCGTGACTCGCCTTTCCTTCGTGTACGGGAGCCACGAGTCGAGTGGTCAGCTGACCGGCTTCCCGGCCTGGATTCGCGACCAACTCGCGACCGACGAACCGATCACGCTGTTCACCGACCAGTACGTGACCCCTACCCGAGCGGGACACGCCGCAGCGGTACTGCTCGACCTGATAGAGGAAGGGGAAAGCGGTCTCGTTCACGTCGCATCCCGGTCGTGTGTAACTCCCTACACGTTTGGCGACGAGATCCGCCGGCGAATGGACGCGTCCGAGGGATTGCTCGCGAGGGGGACGATGGACGACCTCGACCGACCGGCACCGCGCCCGGAATACACCTGCCTCGACGTGAGTCGTGTTGAAGACGTTCTCGGACGGCCGCAACCGGAGTTAGCGGACGACCTTTCTGCTCTTGCGACCACCGTAGACGGCTGGTGA
- the rfbB gene encoding dTDP-glucose 4,6-dehydratase, whose amino-acid sequence MRVLITGGAGFIGSNFVRYLLEGTDHTVLTLDALTYAGGKSNLDGVLSDPNHEFVEGDIRDRDLMDKLLADTDAVVNFAAESHVDRSIEGAKPFVSTNVQGTQTILDAARHADVERVVQISTDEVYGEIRDGKFTEDSPLDPRNPYAASKASADLLAQSYQVTHDLPIIITRSSNNFGPRQHSEKLIPKFIRRAADGESLPVYGDGTNVREWTYVVDNCRAIELVLREGELGEVYNVGSGHELQNIEVTEKIVDAVGASEDQIEFVEDRPGHDQRYALDTGKIRSLGWEPEWSFEKALKRTVRYYMEV is encoded by the coding sequence ATGCGCGTTCTCATCACCGGGGGTGCTGGATTTATCGGGTCGAACTTTGTTCGCTATCTTCTCGAAGGAACCGACCACACCGTATTGACGCTTGACGCACTCACGTACGCGGGCGGCAAGTCGAACCTCGACGGGGTTCTCTCGGACCCGAACCATGAGTTCGTAGAAGGAGATATTCGAGACAGAGATTTGATGGACAAACTCCTCGCGGACACCGACGCAGTTGTCAACTTCGCTGCCGAATCCCACGTCGATCGTTCGATAGAGGGAGCCAAGCCATTCGTCTCGACCAATGTGCAGGGCACGCAGACGATACTGGACGCTGCCCGCCACGCAGACGTCGAACGGGTCGTCCAGATCTCGACCGACGAAGTATACGGAGAGATCCGCGACGGTAAGTTCACCGAAGACAGTCCACTCGACCCGCGCAACCCGTACGCGGCCTCGAAAGCCAGTGCGGACTTGCTCGCTCAGAGCTATCAAGTCACACACGATCTCCCCATCATCATCACACGATCGTCAAATAACTTCGGCCCGCGACAGCATTCCGAGAAACTCATTCCGAAGTTCATCCGGCGGGCGGCCGATGGCGAATCTCTGCCAGTTTATGGGGATGGGACCAACGTTCGAGAGTGGACGTACGTCGTTGACAACTGTCGGGCGATCGAACTCGTTCTCAGAGAGGGAGAACTCGGGGAAGTATACAACGTCGGAAGCGGCCACGAACTCCAGAACATCGAAGTCACGGAGAAGATTGTCGACGCGGTCGGCGCATCTGAGGACCAGATCGAGTTTGTCGAAGATAGGCCGGGTCACGACCAGCGCTACGCGCTCGACACCGGGAAGATACGGTCGCTCGGTTGGGAGCCGGAGTGGTCATTCGAGAAGGCTCTAAAGCGGACAGTCCGGTACTACATGGAGGTCTAG
- a CDS encoding sulfatase-like hydrolase/transferase, whose product MRDVPELPIGSRRNVLVVTIDCLRNDRISRTGYERETTPFIDSLESYTSSIAAAPWTFSSVPSILTGRYPHEHGAVYSDDSSRNQDLNNPPNSVREDVHTLSELFAASGYETRFDTAITTAALPIRGRFKTMNIRNQATAGDLLSGMEEWWNSTSEAKFGYVQLGDLHEPLQRPEAVPFGDVPDIDGIERWRFEDGKVEHPDFAQYRDARVLLYDTLVRYIDGEIEQTLNNLNGIEDTIVVVTSDHGEEFWEYVEFEQEHFEDPRGTAGVGHGHALVPPVIEVPIATNIGNIDDSRRASTVDIAPTILHELGVDDEYSTTGVPLQRDQYSETVLSQEIAYGPNQISVTKEEDHLIYVPEREKSILIDFSTGEECSDPDRRDELLEYIPDEKVVGSEMDLSQDVQEQLSDLGYAE is encoded by the coding sequence ATGCGTGATGTACCGGAGCTTCCGATTGGGTCTCGACGAAACGTTCTTGTTGTGACCATCGACTGCTTGCGGAACGACCGCATTTCTCGGACCGGGTACGAGCGTGAGACGACTCCGTTTATAGATAGCCTGGAATCGTATACGTCTTCAATTGCTGCTGCACCATGGACATTCAGTTCGGTACCGTCTATTCTCACGGGACGGTATCCGCATGAACACGGTGCCGTCTACTCAGACGACTCTTCGCGGAATCAGGACCTGAACAACCCACCTAACAGTGTCCGTGAGGATGTGCATACACTGTCCGAACTATTCGCCGCGAGCGGATACGAAACTCGCTTCGACACGGCGATTACAACTGCCGCACTTCCGATACGTGGTCGGTTCAAAACCATGAATATACGGAACCAAGCTACAGCAGGCGACCTGTTGTCGGGGATGGAAGAGTGGTGGAACAGTACCAGTGAGGCAAAGTTTGGTTACGTACAGTTGGGTGATCTTCACGAACCGCTCCAGCGACCGGAAGCCGTTCCATTTGGAGATGTTCCGGATATCGATGGGATCGAGCGCTGGCGGTTCGAAGATGGAAAGGTAGAACACCCCGACTTTGCCCAGTACCGAGATGCACGAGTTCTTTTGTACGATACGCTTGTGAGATACATCGACGGCGAGATTGAACAGACTCTGAACAATCTGAACGGAATAGAGGACACGATCGTCGTTGTGACCAGCGATCACGGAGAGGAGTTTTGGGAGTACGTTGAGTTCGAGCAGGAGCATTTCGAGGACCCTCGAGGGACTGCCGGGGTCGGCCACGGACATGCACTCGTGCCACCTGTGATCGAGGTCCCTATCGCAACGAACATCGGAAATATAGACGACAGTCGACGCGCGAGTACGGTCGATATCGCACCCACTATCCTCCACGAACTTGGCGTGGACGATGAGTATTCGACTACTGGCGTTCCACTCCAGCGGGACCAGTACTCAGAGACCGTATTATCTCAAGAGATCGCATATGGACCGAATCAGATCAGTGTCACAAAGGAAGAAGACCATCTGATATACGTTCCCGAGAGAGAGAAATCGATCCTCATCGACTTCTCGACTGGCGAGGAATGTTCCGATCCTGACCGACGGGACGAATTATTAGAGTATATCCCTGACGAGAAAGTCGTGGGGTCCGAGATGGATCTCTCACAGGATGTGCAGGAGCAACTGTCTGACCTCGGTTACGCAGAGTAG
- a CDS encoding glucose-1-phosphate thymidylyltransferase yields the protein MKGVLLAGGTGSRLRPITHTGPKQLVPVGNKPVIEYAIDDMREAGITEIGVVLGNKGRGEIQKFLGDGSDYGVDITYIIQGNPLGLAHAAGCARDFVDGDNFVMYLGDNILKQGIGDLVESYQEGDYGAGIALQAVDNPREFGIADVDDDGTITRLVEKPDDPPTNLALIGIYVFSDAIFDAIEEIDPSWRGELEITDAIQSLLDAGYSIDSHVIEGWWKDTGKPEDILEANHLVLEDNPGMKAGTVQEGAEVRGHVDLHETATIESGAVVRGPVSIGPGTTIEDDTYVGPYTSIGPDSTIAGVHIENSVVIGESDIRTSGKVVDSLLGRGADIGNADELLPDGRRLVVGENSDLKL from the coding sequence ATGAAAGGTGTGCTTCTTGCCGGGGGAACGGGGTCGCGACTCCGTCCGATAACACATACCGGCCCGAAACAGCTCGTACCCGTCGGAAACAAACCGGTTATCGAATACGCTATCGATGACATGCGGGAGGCCGGCATCACCGAAATAGGAGTCGTACTCGGCAACAAAGGGCGCGGGGAGATCCAGAAATTCCTCGGTGATGGCTCGGACTACGGTGTCGATATCACCTACATCATCCAAGGGAACCCACTCGGTCTCGCTCACGCAGCCGGGTGTGCTCGCGACTTCGTCGACGGAGACAACTTTGTGATGTACCTTGGTGACAACATCCTCAAACAAGGGATCGGCGACCTCGTCGAGAGTTACCAAGAAGGCGATTACGGCGCGGGAATCGCTCTTCAAGCAGTCGACAATCCTCGTGAGTTCGGAATTGCGGACGTAGACGACGATGGCACGATCACACGACTGGTCGAGAAGCCCGACGACCCACCGACGAACCTGGCCCTCATCGGTATCTATGTCTTCTCTGACGCGATCTTCGATGCAATCGAGGAGATCGACCCGTCTTGGCGCGGTGAACTCGAGATCACCGACGCGATCCAGTCACTCCTTGACGCAGGATACTCGATCGACTCTCACGTCATCGAGGGCTGGTGGAAAGACACGGGCAAGCCCGAAGATATCCTCGAGGCGAACCATCTCGTTCTGGAAGACAACCCTGGGATGAAAGCGGGAACCGTTCAGGAGGGTGCCGAAGTACGGGGACATGTCGACCTCCATGAGACCGCCACGATCGAATCGGGCGCAGTGGTTCGGGGGCCGGTATCTATCGGACCTGGAACGACGATCGAAGACGACACGTACGTCGGCCCGTACACGTCGATCGGACCCGATTCGACTATCGCAGGCGTCCACATCGAGAACAGCGTGGTCATCGGCGAAAGCGACATCAGGACTAGCGGAAAGGTCGTCGATAGCCTCCTCGGCCGGGGAGCAGACATCGGCAACGCGGACGAACTCCTGCCCGATGGCCGGCGTCTTGTCGTCGGCGAGAACTCCGACCTCAAACTGTAA